ACGTCCGTGCGCGGCAGCCCGAGCGCTCGCGCCAGGTCGTTCCCGGTGCCGGCGGGGACCACCGTGACCGGGACGCCTGCGGCGCACACCACGTCGAGGATGCCCGAGAGGGTGCCGTCACCGCCCACCAGGACGAGCCCGTCCGGTGCCGCGTCCAGCGCGAGCATCGCGAGCCGCCTCGTCTCCGCGGGCGACCCTCCGGCGTAGACACGGACATCCGCGCCCCGCTGTCGCAGGTGATCGAGCGCCTCCTCGGTGACCCGCTGCCCGCGGCCCTTGCCGGAGAGCGGATTCGACAGCACCGCGATGTGCCCCATCTCAGACGGTCGCCCTCGTCGGGACATCGACGAGTACGGCACCCGGATTCATGATGCCGCGAGGGTCCAGCTCCCGCTTGACGGCGGTGAGGATCCGCACGCCGGTCTCACCGATCTCCTGCGCGAGCCAGGGGGCGTGATCGCGACCCACGGCGTGATGATGGCTGATCGTCCCGCCGTTCGCGAGGATCGTGTCGTTCACCCTGCCCTTCACCTCGGCCCACGCGCCCAACGGTTCGCGTCGCAGTCCGGCGAGCACCGTGAAGTAGAGGGAGGCGCCCGTCGGATACACGTGCGAGACGTGGCACATGACGTACGAACGCGCGTCGACCGCGTCGAAACCGTCCCGCAGCGCCCCCTCGACGGCCTCTTTCAGAGTGCGGAGGTTCGACCAGGTCGTCGCCGTCTCCAGCGTCTCGCAGAACACCCCGGCGTCGAGCAGCGCATCGCGCAGGTAGGGTCCGTCGAATCGTCCCGCCGCCCACTCCTCCGCATCGCCGGTGCCCGCAGAGCGACCGCCCGCCGCGGCGAGGATCGCCGCGGTCCGGTCCCGGCGCGCCGCGGCCTCGTCGCCCTCGAACACCGTCACGACGCTCGCCCCCTTCGCGAGGGCCTTCCCGATCCGGCCGACCTGGGCGAGGCTCACGGCGGTCTCGGCCTCGTCGGAGAGACGGATGACCGTGGGACCCGCCCCCTGCTGCACGACGCGGCGGAGCGCATCGGCACCGCCGGCGAAGTCGGGGAAGGTCCACGACTCGAAGATTCGCACCGTCGGCACCGGGTGCACGCGGACCCGGACCTCGGTGATGACGCCGAAGATCCCCTCGGAGCCGAGGAAGAGGCGGAGGAGATCGGGGCCGGCCGCCGACCCCGGCGCGCGTCCGAGGTCGAGGTCTCCCGTCGGTGTCGCGACCCGGATCCCCGTCACCATCGCCTCGAACCGCCCGTTGCCCGCGGAGTTCTGTCCGGACGACCGTGCAGCCGCGAACCCTCCGATCGTGGCGTACCGGAAGCTCTGCGGGAAGTGGCCCAACTCCAAGCCGTGTGCGGAGAGCTGCGCTTCGGCATCGGGTCCGGTCGTCCCCGCCGCAAGGGTCGCCTCGCCGCTGAGCGTGTCGAGGTGGAGCAGGCCGGAGAGCCGGCGCAGATCCAGGCTGAGCACGGCGCGATGCGGGCCGGGCTCCGGGTCCAGCGCCCCCACGACGCTCGTTCCCCCGCCGAAGGGGATCACGGCGAGCCCCCGCTCCCCCGCCAGAGCGAGACACGCACGGACGGCGTCATGGTCCGCAGGAGACACGACGGCATCGGGCGCATCCTGCTCGAGAGCCCGTCGACGCAGGAGATCGGGCGTGGAACGTCCTCCCGCATGCCGGAGCCGTCCCGCGGTCGAGACGTCGACCGCATCGGCGCCCACGGAATCTTCGAGTGCAGCGACATCGTCCGCCGTCAGCCGGGAGGGCCGGACGCGCACGTCCTCCAGCGCGGGCGGCTGCGGAGGGCGCCGCACGCGGCCCAACAGCAACGGCAGCAGCCCGCGGACGGCGAGCGGGAGATCCTTCGCCCGACTCGGGTCGCCCCACCCGTTCCAGCGCATCTCGGGTCTGTCGGCTCCGCTGCCGTTCCGCTGCTCCATGCGTTACAGTGTGACACATCATGGAAGAACGTCAATCTCCCACTCTTCCCTCGGACTCCCTCGCCCCGGCGTGGGACGCCACGCAGCGGCGCGTGCTCGACGCGGCCGATGACCTGCTCGTCCGCGGCGGCGTGCACGGGGTGACGATCGCCGCCCTCGCGCGGCGTTCCGGCCTCAGCCGGCCCACCATCTACCGGACGTGGCGGGATGCCGACGACGTCGTCCGTTCCGCGCTCCTGCGGCGGGTCGCCGACCTCCTCGACGGGTTCCCCGAGCGAGCCAACTCGCGAGACGCTCTCGTCGAGGACGTGCTGCGGTTCACCTCGCTGTTCCGCGGCGACCCGGTGTACGCCCATCTCCTCGACGAGGAGCCCGAAGCGTTCACCCGCTACACCCTGCACCGCGTGGGGTCCAGCCAGCGACTCATCCTGCGGTGGCTGTCCGACGCTATCGCAGCCGGCCAGGCCGACGGATCGGTGCGCGGGGGCGCCCCGGGCGAGATCGCCGTCATGCTGCTCCTGATCGCCCAGTCCGCTGTGCTGTCGCACGCGACGGTGGCCGACCTCATCGACGAGCGGGCCTGGGAGCGCGAGCTCCGCGCCGCGCTGGACGGCCACCTGCGGCCATGACCCCTGCCTCGACCGCCCTCCACGCGGGCCGCCGTCGACGCGAACTCGACGCCGCGGCCGATGACATCTGCGACCTCCTCGTCGTCGGCGGAGGGATCACCGGAACGGGCGTGGCCCTGGACGCCGCATCGCGCGGGCTCCGCGTGACCCTGATCGAGGCGGAGGACCTCGCGTTCGGGACGAGCCGGTTCAGCTCGAAACTCGTCCACGGCGGGCTGCGGTATCTCGCGACGGGGGACGTGGCGACGGCACGCGAGAGCGCACGTGAACGGCATCTGCTGATGACGGTGATCGCGCCCCACCTCATCCGTCCGCTCGGGCAGCTTCTCCCGTTCGCGCCCGGCGTCAGCGGCCGCCAGCGCGGGGCCGGAGCGGCGGGGATGGCCATGGGTGACCTCCTCCGCCTGCAAGCGCGCACGAGCGGGAAGGTGCTGCCGGGACCGCACGCCGTCGGGACGGCGAGGGCGCTGCGCCTGTTCCCCGCGCTCAACCCCTGGGGACTCCGCGGGGGCATGGTCACGTATGACGGCCAGCTGTCCGATGACGCCGCCCTCGTCGTGACCGTCGCCCGGACGGCGGCCGGTCTCGGCGCGCGGATCCTGACCAGGGTGCGCGCCGAGCGGCTGCATGCCGACGGGGCCACGGCGACGGACATGCTCACCGGGGAACGCATCGAGATCCGTGCACGGGCGGTCGTCAACGCCACCGGAGTCTGGGCGGCGACTCTGGACGACGGCCTCACGCTGCGCCCGAGCCGCGGCACCCACATCGTCCTCGACGCCGCCGACCTCGGGCATCCGACCGCTGCGCTCACCATCCCGCTCGAAGGCTCCATCAGCCGCTACGTGTTCGCCCTGCCGCAGCGCGGTGGGCGTGTCATCGTCGGACTCACCGACGTGGACGCGCCCGGACCCATCCCCTCCGTCGCCGAGCCCACCGAGACCGAGATCGACTTCCTCCTGGAGACACTGAACCGCCTGCTCGCGGTGCCGCTGGCGCGGGACCGCGTCCGCGGCGCGTTCGCGGGGCTGCGTCCACTGGTCGACACCGGAGCGGCCGAGACGGCGGACGTCTCCCGCCGGCATCTCGTCCGCACCTCCGAGTCCGGGGTCGTCTCCGTGCTCGGCGGCAAGCTCACGACCTACCGACGCATGGCGGAGGACGCGGTGGATCTGGCGGTGCGACAGCGCGGCCTCCGGGTCGGACCCAGCGGCACCGCGACCCTGCGACTGATCGACGATCCCGCCCCGGACAACGGCTCGCAGGACGCCGTTGCGGACGGCATCGCCCTCTCCCGACCGGTCGTCGAGCACGCTGTCCGGTCGCAGGGCGCTCTCACCGCGGCCGATGTCCTCGACCGGCGTACGCGGATCGGGCTGGTCCCCGACGAACGGGCCAGAGCCCTCCCAGCGGTGGAAAGGATCGTCGCCGAGACCCTCGTCGACATCCCCTGACCGACGGAAGCCCGCTCCAGGGAACGTCCGTCAGTGGCGCTCGTGGAGTGGGAGCTCGATCGCTCCGGTCTCCCCGGCGTGGCGGGCCTTCGGGATGCGCGTACCGAGCACCTGCGCCACGACGTCCTGAGCGATCTTCGAGGCCGTGAGACCGGCATCGGCGAGGATCTGGTCGCGCGACGCGTGGTCGATGAACTCGTCGGGAAGACCCAGCTCGTCGACGGCCGTGTCGATGCCCGCCTCGCGGAGCACCTGCCGCACGCGCGTGCCGATGCCGCCCACGCGGATGCCGTCCTCCAGCGTGATCACCAGTCGATGCTGCGCCGCGAGCTCGACGACCGACGGTTGCACGGGGATCGCCCAGCGCGGGTCGATCACGGTGGCGCCGATGCCCTGGGCGCGCAGCCGCTCAGCCACGTCGACGGCAAGGGCGGCGAAGGGACCGATCGCGACGATGAGGACGTCCTCGCCCTCGCCCCGTGCGAGCACGTCCACGCCGTCCTCGAGGCGCTCGAGCGCCGGGAGGTCGGCGGAGACATCGCCCTTCGGGAAGCGGATGACGGTCGGGGCGTCCTCCACGGCGACCGCTTCGTCCAGTGCCTCGGTCAGCCGCGCGCCGTCGCGGGGGGCGGCGATGCGGATGTGCGGGACGATCTGCAGCATCGCCAGATCCCACATGCCGTGGTGACTCGGTCCGTCCGGGCCGGTGACGCCGGCGCGATCGAGCACGAACGTGACGCCCGCCCGGTGCAACGCGACGTCCATGAGCACCTGATCGAACGCGCGTCCCATGAACGTGGCGTAGACGGCGACGACCGGGTGCAGCCCGCCGTACGCGAGTCCGGCAGCCGAGGCCACCGCGTGCTGCTCAGCGATGCCGACGTCGTAGACCCGGTCGGGGAAGCGCTCCGCGAAGGGGGCGAGGCCGGTGGGCCGGAGCATGGCGGCGGTGATGGCGATCACGTCCGAGCGTCGCTCCCCGACCTTCACGAGAGCGTCGGAGAAGACATCGGTCCACCCTCGGCCGCCTGAGGACAGGGTCTCCCCCGTCGTCGGGTCGATCTTGCCGACCGCGTGGAACTGGTCGGCCTCGTCGTCGCGGGCCGGCTGGTAGCCGCGACCCTTCTCGGTGATCGCGTGCACGATGACCGGCGCACCGTAGGACTTCGCGAGCTCCAGCGTCTCCAGCAGCGCCGGCAGATCGTGACCGTCGACCGGGCCGAGGTACTTGATGTCGAGGTTGGAGTACAGCGCCTCGTTGTTCGTGAACCGCGAGAGGAAGCCGTGCGTGCCGCCGCGCACACCGCGGAACACTGCGCGTCCCACCGGCCCGAACGCACGGAAGAGGCGATCGGACTTGTGGTGGAGGTCCTTGTAGGCCGCGGCGGTGCGGACCCGGTTGAGGAAGCGCGACATGCCGCCGATGGTCGGCGCGTACGAGCGGCCGTTGTCGTTCACGACGATGACGAGGTTGCGGTCGTTGTCGTCGGAGATGTTGTTCAGCGCCTCCCATGTCATACCGCCGGTCAGCGCGCCGTCGCCGACGACCGCGACGACGTGTCGGTCCGCGCGGCCGGTGGCGGTGAGTGCCCGCGACACGCCGTCGGCCCAGCTCAGGGAGCTGGAGGCGTGAGACGACTCGACGACGTCGTGCGGGCTCTCCGCGCGCTGCGGGTAGCCGGCAAGCCCCTCCCGGACGCGCAGCTTCGAGAAGTCCTGGCGACCGGTGAGGATCTTGTGGACGTACGACTGGTGGCCGGTGTCGAAGATGAAGGGGTCGTCCGGAGAGGAGAACACGCGGTGCAGGGCGATCGTCAGCTCCACCACGCCGAGGTTCGGCCCGAGGTGACCGCCCGTCTGCGAGACGTTCTCGACGAGGAACGCGCGGATCTCCGAGGCGAGTTCTTCCAGTTGCTCCGGAGAGAGCCGATCAAGATCGCGCGGTCCAGAGATGCTCGGAAGAATGGGCATCTGCGCCTCCTCACAGGCCTCGACGGAGCGTCCGAACGGGTGCGGACGTCTTCCCGATCCTACCGCTCGGAGCCGGGAATCCCCCGAGGGCGGGGGACCCTTGACATGCCGAAGGGGCCCGTGTCGGTGGACACGGGCCCCTTCATCGATGCGCCTCAGACGAGCGAGCGCAGCACGTACTGCAGGATGCCGCCGTTGCGGTAGTAGTCCGCCTCACCGGGGGTGTCGATGCGGACGACCGCGTCGAACTCGACCGGCTGCTTGCCCTCGGGCGAGTGCTCGCTCGGGGTGGCGGTGACCTTGACCGTCTTCGGGGTGACGCCGTTGTTGAGCTCCTCGAGCCCCGTGATCGAGACGATCTCGGTGCCGTCGAGGCCCAGCGACTCCCAGCTCTCCCCGGCGGGGAACTGCAGCGGGACGACGCCCATGCCGATGAGGTTGGAGCGGTGGATGCGCTCGAAGCTCTCCGTGATCACGGCCTTGACGCCCAGGAGGCTCGTGCCCTTGGCCGCCCAGTCACGCGACGAGCCGGAGCCGTACTCCTTGCCGCCGAACACGACGAGCGGGGTGCCCTGCTCGGCGTAGTTCATGCACGCGTCGTAGATGTACGACTGCGGGCCGTCGGGCTGGGTGAAGTCGCGGGTGTAACCGCCCTCGACGACCTGTCCGTCGTTCACGGCCGAGACCATGAGGTTCTTCAGGCGGATGTTCGCGAAGGTGCCGCGGATCATGACCTCGTGGTTGCCGCGACGCGAGCCGAAGGAGTTGAAGTCCTTGCGGTCGACGCCGTGCTCCGTGAGGTACTGGGCCGCGGGCGTGCCCGGCTTGATGTTTCCGGCGGGCGAGATGTGGTCGGTGGTGACCGAGTCGCCCAGCGTCGCCATGACGCGCGCACCCTCGATGTCCTTCACCGGGGTGAGCTCCATCGTCATGCCGTCGAAGTACGGGGCCTTGCGCACGTAGGTCGAGTCCTCGTCCCACTGGAACGTGTCGTCGTCCGGCGTGGGCAGGTTGCGCCAGCGCTCGTCACCGTCGAACACGGTGGCGTACTGCTTGATGAACTGGTCGCGCGAGATCGACGAGTCGACGATCTCCTGCACCTCGTCCGGCGAGGGCCAGATGTCCTTGAGGAACACGTCGTTGCCGTCCGCGTCCGTGCCGAGCGCGTCGGTCTCGAAGTCGAAGTGCATCGAGCCGGCGAGGGCGTACGCGATGACCAGCGGCGGGCTCGCCAGGTAGTTCATCTTCACGTCCGGGCTGATGCGGCCCTCGAAGTTGCGGTTGCCCGAGAGGACGGCCGTCACGGCGAGGTCGTGCGAGTTGATCGCCTCGGAGACCTCTTCGATCAGCGGACCGGAGTTTCCGATGCAGATGGTGCAGCCGTAGCCGACCGTGTAGAAGCCGAGGCCCTCGAGGTCCTTGTCCAGGCCGGACTTCTCGTAGTAGTCCGTGACGACCTTCGACCCCGGGCCGAGCGTGGTCTTCACCCACGGCTTCTGCTTGAGGCCCTTCTCCCGCGCCTTGCGGGCGAGGAGACCGGCGGCGATCATGACCGACGGGTTGGACGTGTTGGTGCACGACGTGATGGCGGCCAGCGTGACGGCGCCGTTGTCGAGGGTGTACTGCTCGCCCTCGGGAGTCGTGACCGGCACGGGGTTCGACACGTTGGCCGGCGCACCGCTGCTGATGTGCACCGGACGCGTGGTCGGCTCCTCCTCCCCCGGGACCTGTCCGGGGTCGGACGCCGGGAAGGAGTGCTTGGACTCGAGGTCGACGATGTCGTCGCTGGTCGAGGCCGTGGCGTAGTTCAGGATGTCCTGCTCGAACTGCGTCTTCGCCTCGGAGAGGAGGATGCGGTCCTGCGGGCGCTTCGGACCGGCGATGGACGGGACGACCGTGCTGAGGTCGAGCTCCATGTACTCGCTGAAGACGGGCTCGTGAGAGGCGTCGTGCCAGAGCTTCTGCTCCTTGGCGTAGGCCTCGACGAGCGCGACGGCCTCGTCGCTGCGGCCGGTGAGACGCAGGTAGTCGAGGGTGACGTCGTCGATCGGGAAGATCGCGGCGGTCGAGCCGAATTCGGGCGACATGTTGCCGATCGTCGCGCGGTTCGCGAGCGGCACGGAGGCGACGCCCTCGCCGTAGAACTCGACGAACTTGCCGACGACGCCGTGCTTGCGCAGCATGTCGGTGATGGTGAGCACGACGTCGGTCGCCGTCACACCGGCGGGGATCTCACCGGAGAGCTTGAAGCCGACGACGCGCGGGATGAGCATCGACACGGGCTGGCCGAGCATCGCGGCCTCGGCCTCGATGCCGCCGACGCCCCAGCCGAGCACGCCCAGGCCGTTGACCATCGTGGTGTGCGAGTCGGTGCCGACACAGGTGTCGGGGTAGGCCTGGAGGACGCCGCCGTTGGTGCGGTCGTAGATGACCTTCGCGAGGTGCTCGATGTTCACCTGGTGGACGATGCCGGTGCCGGGGGGTACGACCTTGAAGTCCTGGAACGCGGTCTGGCCCCAGCGGAGGAACTGGTACCGCTCGCCGTTGCGCTCGTACTCGATCTCGACGTTGCGCTCGAGCGCGTTCTCGGTGCCGAACAGGTCGGCGATGACGGAGTGGTCGATGACCATCTCGGCCGGCGAGAGCGGGTTGATCTTGTTCGGGTCTCCCCCGAGCGCCGTCACGGCCTCGCGCATGGTGGCGAGGTCGACGATGCAGGGCACACCGGTGAAGTCCTGCATGACCACGCGCGCCGGCGTGAACTGGATCTCGGTGTTGGGCTCCGCGTTGGCGTCCCACGACCCGAGCGCCTCGATCTGCGCCTTCGTGACGTTCGCGCCGTCCTCGGTGCGAAGCAGGTTCTCCAGGAGGACCTTGAGGCTGAAGGGGAGCTTGTCGAAACCGGGCACCGTGTCGATGCGGAAGATCTCGTAGTCGGTGCTGCCGACCGTCAGGGTGCTCTTGGCACCGAAGCTGTTCACCGTGGACACGAATCCGTCTCCTTCTATTCGGATGGGAGCGACAGGCGCCTCCATCTTGCTCGCCGGTGCGGCCGCGCGGCTAGCAAGGGGGACCTAACCAGTCTGCTCCGCGCAGGTCACCGGCGAAAGCCCGTGATTTATCTTGATGTCGAGATAAATCTATCACGCCGCCGCGGGGTCGTCGTGCGACGACTCGCGGGGATAGAGCGCACGGACGACCAGCCAGGTCACGGCGATCAGCGGCGCGAACAACGGCAGCCCCATAACGAGCTTGAGGGTTCCGAGCGCCGTCGTCTGCTCGGCCAGGTACAACGGAAGCTGCACCGCAAGACGGGCGAAGAACAAGGCGGCCCAAGCAATTGCGAGCCAGAAGAACGCGCGGCGCTTCCGCCTGTCTGCGCGCCATGCCGTCCCCTCCCCCATGAGGAATCCGACGGCAAGACCGATCAAAGACCAGCCGATGAGCGCAGACACGAGGATCGCAGTGCCGTAGGCAGCGTTCGTTATCAAGCCGGGCACGAAGTTGTCCTGTGCGCGCCCGGTCCAAAGCGCGAGCCCGGCGGCGGCCACGGCGGCGATCAGTCCGCCGAGGGCGGCCGACGGCGGCGACTTCTGCACCAGCCGGACGAGGGTGAACACGGCGGCCAGACCGACCGACACTCCGAGGGGCAGCAGCAGGGGTTCCGGCCGGAGGGTGAACAGGATCACGAACGCGAGGCTCGGCAGCACCGACTCCAGGATCCCGCGCCAGCCGCCCATGGCCGACCAGACGACCTTGTGCGTCTGCGCGTTCTCGGACGGATCGAGCCCAGCCTTGCGCGCCGCACCGCCGAGGGCTGCTCCGAGGATCTCCGACGCGCTCTGCGTGCGCGGCTCCTCGGGGTCCGGCGTGGTCACGCGGAGCCCGGCGTCGCCGGCATCTTCAGCGGGATGAGGTCGCGCGGCGGCATGGGCGCTCCCCCGCGCACGACGACGATCGAGCGGAACAGGTCCTCGACCTTCGCCGCGGCCTCGGGGTCGGACGCCGCCGCGCCGCTGATCACGCCGCGCAGGAACCAACGGGGA
This genomic stretch from Microbacterium sp. Nx66 harbors:
- the dxs gene encoding 1-deoxy-D-xylulose-5-phosphate synthase — encoded protein: MPILPSISGPRDLDRLSPEQLEELASEIRAFLVENVSQTGGHLGPNLGVVELTIALHRVFSSPDDPFIFDTGHQSYVHKILTGRQDFSKLRVREGLAGYPQRAESPHDVVESSHASSSLSWADGVSRALTATGRADRHVVAVVGDGALTGGMTWEALNNISDDNDRNLVIVVNDNGRSYAPTIGGMSRFLNRVRTAAAYKDLHHKSDRLFRAFGPVGRAVFRGVRGGTHGFLSRFTNNEALYSNLDIKYLGPVDGHDLPALLETLELAKSYGAPVIVHAITEKGRGYQPARDDEADQFHAVGKIDPTTGETLSSGGRGWTDVFSDALVKVGERRSDVIAITAAMLRPTGLAPFAERFPDRVYDVGIAEQHAVASAAGLAYGGLHPVVAVYATFMGRAFDQVLMDVALHRAGVTFVLDRAGVTGPDGPSHHGMWDLAMLQIVPHIRIAAPRDGARLTEALDEAVAVEDAPTVIRFPKGDVSADLPALERLEDGVDVLARGEGEDVLIVAIGPFAALAVDVAERLRAQGIGATVIDPRWAIPVQPSVVELAAQHRLVITLEDGIRVGGIGTRVRQVLREAGIDTAVDELGLPDEFIDHASRDQILADAGLTASKIAQDVVAQVLGTRIPKARHAGETGAIELPLHERH
- a CDS encoding TetR/AcrR family transcriptional regulator, translated to MEERQSPTLPSDSLAPAWDATQRRVLDAADDLLVRGGVHGVTIAALARRSGLSRPTIYRTWRDADDVVRSALLRRVADLLDGFPERANSRDALVEDVLRFTSLFRGDPVYAHLLDEEPEAFTRYTLHRVGSSQRLILRWLSDAIAAGQADGSVRGGAPGEIAVMLLLIAQSAVLSHATVADLIDERAWERELRAALDGHLRP
- a CDS encoding aconitate hydratase; this encodes MEAPVAPIRIEGDGFVSTVNSFGAKSTLTVGSTDYEIFRIDTVPGFDKLPFSLKVLLENLLRTEDGANVTKAQIEALGSWDANAEPNTEIQFTPARVVMQDFTGVPCIVDLATMREAVTALGGDPNKINPLSPAEMVIDHSVIADLFGTENALERNVEIEYERNGERYQFLRWGQTAFQDFKVVPPGTGIVHQVNIEHLAKVIYDRTNGGVLQAYPDTCVGTDSHTTMVNGLGVLGWGVGGIEAEAAMLGQPVSMLIPRVVGFKLSGEIPAGVTATDVVLTITDMLRKHGVVGKFVEFYGEGVASVPLANRATIGNMSPEFGSTAAIFPIDDVTLDYLRLTGRSDEAVALVEAYAKEQKLWHDASHEPVFSEYMELDLSTVVPSIAGPKRPQDRILLSEAKTQFEQDILNYATASTSDDIVDLESKHSFPASDPGQVPGEEEPTTRPVHISSGAPANVSNPVPVTTPEGEQYTLDNGAVTLAAITSCTNTSNPSVMIAAGLLARKAREKGLKQKPWVKTTLGPGSKVVTDYYEKSGLDKDLEGLGFYTVGYGCTICIGNSGPLIEEVSEAINSHDLAVTAVLSGNRNFEGRISPDVKMNYLASPPLVIAYALAGSMHFDFETDALGTDADGNDVFLKDIWPSPDEVQEIVDSSISRDQFIKQYATVFDGDERWRNLPTPDDDTFQWDEDSTYVRKAPYFDGMTMELTPVKDIEGARVMATLGDSVTTDHISPAGNIKPGTPAAQYLTEHGVDRKDFNSFGSRRGNHEVMIRGTFANIRLKNLMVSAVNDGQVVEGGYTRDFTQPDGPQSYIYDACMNYAEQGTPLVVFGGKEYGSGSSRDWAAKGTSLLGVKAVITESFERIHRSNLIGMGVVPLQFPAGESWESLGLDGTEIVSITGLEELNNGVTPKTVKVTATPSEHSPEGKQPVEFDAVVRIDTPGEADYYRNGGILQYVLRSLV
- a CDS encoding glycerol-3-phosphate dehydrogenase/oxidase; amino-acid sequence: MTPASTALHAGRRRRELDAAADDICDLLVVGGGITGTGVALDAASRGLRVTLIEAEDLAFGTSRFSSKLVHGGLRYLATGDVATARESARERHLLMTVIAPHLIRPLGQLLPFAPGVSGRQRGAGAAGMAMGDLLRLQARTSGKVLPGPHAVGTARALRLFPALNPWGLRGGMVTYDGQLSDDAALVVTVARTAAGLGARILTRVRAERLHADGATATDMLTGERIEIRARAVVNATGVWAATLDDGLTLRPSRGTHIVLDAADLGHPTAALTIPLEGSISRYVFALPQRGGRVIVGLTDVDAPGPIPSVAEPTETEIDFLLETLNRLLAVPLARDRVRGAFAGLRPLVDTGAAETADVSRRHLVRTSESGVVSVLGGKLTTYRRMAEDAVDLAVRQRGLRVGPSGTATLRLIDDPAPDNGSQDAVADGIALSRPVVEHAVRSQGALTAADVLDRRTRIGLVPDERARALPAVERIVAETLVDIP
- a CDS encoding DUF3159 domain-containing protein, which translates into the protein MTTPDPEEPRTQSASEILGAALGGAARKAGLDPSENAQTHKVVWSAMGGWRGILESVLPSLAFVILFTLRPEPLLLPLGVSVGLAAVFTLVRLVQKSPPSAALGGLIAAVAAAGLALWTGRAQDNFVPGLITNAAYGTAILVSALIGWSLIGLAVGFLMGEGTAWRADRRKRRAFFWLAIAWAALFFARLAVQLPLYLAEQTTALGTLKLVMGLPLFAPLIAVTWLVVRALYPRESSHDDPAAA
- a CDS encoding FAD-binding oxidoreductase, whose amino-acid sequence is MEQRNGSGADRPEMRWNGWGDPSRAKDLPLAVRGLLPLLLGRVRRPPQPPALEDVRVRPSRLTADDVAALEDSVGADAVDVSTAGRLRHAGGRSTPDLLRRRALEQDAPDAVVSPADHDAVRACLALAGERGLAVIPFGGGTSVVGALDPEPGPHRAVLSLDLRRLSGLLHLDTLSGEATLAAGTTGPDAEAQLSAHGLELGHFPQSFRYATIGGFAAARSSGQNSAGNGRFEAMVTGIRVATPTGDLDLGRAPGSAAGPDLLRLFLGSEGIFGVITEVRVRVHPVPTVRIFESWTFPDFAGGADALRRVVQQGAGPTVIRLSDEAETAVSLAQVGRIGKALAKGASVVTVFEGDEAAARRDRTAAILAAAGGRSAGTGDAEEWAAGRFDGPYLRDALLDAGVFCETLETATTWSNLRTLKEAVEGALRDGFDAVDARSYVMCHVSHVYPTGASLYFTVLAGLRREPLGAWAEVKGRVNDTILANGGTISHHHAVGRDHAPWLAQEIGETGVRILTAVKRELDPRGIMNPGAVLVDVPTRATV